In Pseudobythopirellula maris, a single window of DNA contains:
- a CDS encoding RsmD family RNA methyltransferase, with the protein MAPRKRPSRAADPTPRAESEMRVIGGRLRGSKLAYEPLRPLGTPGGAPVTRPMKHRVREAIFNLVGIEAKGKHALDLFAGTGALGIEAVSRGALSALFIERHVPTAAVVERNLTTLGVADQCELLKTSAFLWAARDLPAYEGPLEDSPPGEVGAGEAGAAERRRRPWLAFVSPPYDFFVERADEMLSLIFALEEHAPAGSMLVVEADKRFDFTQLGHVRETRHDTGWDVRPYSPAVVGVWRVDDQHDERRSQD; encoded by the coding sequence ATGGCCCCCCGCAAGCGACCTTCCCGTGCGGCTGACCCAACCCCCCGCGCCGAGAGCGAGATGCGGGTGATTGGCGGCCGGCTGCGCGGCAGCAAGCTCGCCTACGAGCCGCTCCGCCCGCTCGGGACGCCGGGCGGCGCACCGGTCACCCGGCCGATGAAGCACCGTGTGCGCGAGGCGATCTTCAACCTCGTGGGCATCGAGGCCAAGGGCAAGCACGCCTTGGACCTGTTCGCGGGCACCGGCGCCCTGGGCATCGAGGCGGTGAGCCGCGGGGCCCTCAGCGCGCTGTTCATCGAGCGCCACGTGCCGACCGCCGCCGTCGTGGAGCGGAATCTCACGACGCTCGGCGTCGCCGACCAGTGCGAGCTGCTCAAGACCAGCGCGTTCCTGTGGGCGGCCCGCGACCTGCCGGCTTACGAGGGGCCCCTGGAAGATTCACCCCCAGGAGAAGTGGGCGCAGGGGAAGCGGGCGCAGCGGAACGCCGTCGGCGCCCGTGGCTGGCGTTCGTCTCGCCGCCGTACGACTTTTTTGTGGAACGCGCCGACGAGATGCTCTCTCTGATCTTCGCACTCGAAGAGCACGCCCCGGCCGGCAGCATGCTGGTTGTCGAGGCCGACAAGAGGTTCGACTTCACCCAACTCGGCCACGTGCGAGAGACACGCCACGACACGGGCTGGGACGTGCGTCCTTACTCCCCCGCAGTGGTGGGAGTGTGGCGAGTCGACGATCAGCACGACGAACGCCGATCGCAAGATTGA
- the mutS gene encoding DNA mismatch repair protein MutS, with the protein MSPMMQQYHQAKEAAGDALLLFRMGDFYELFYDDAKAAGELLGITVTSRDKGDNPVAMAGFPHHQLEAYLAKIIRAGRRAAVCDQVEEASQAKGLVRREVTRIVTPGTVTDDALLDPVASNFLAAVAFDAKGTDRVGIAWVDASTGRFWAAAIDERRLGDELTRVEASECLVAQGSQGRLPRELGDSFALTQRPAWAFGADAAVKSLCDHFGAKTLEGFGFDTESPEDRAALSAAGAVLDYLVETQRASLAHVERLQPYRLGSSLAIDAATWRSLEVTQTMRDGGRRGSLLGVIDRTVTSMGARQLAEWLRRPLTAVDAIRSRHEAVAELVGDAPLATAVREALGGVYDVERLVARITTGRASPRDLSQVARTLGALPKLKAKLAGRVSERLGRIEGRLDLCAEVRERLEAALEDDCPLSSREGGFIRTGYSPELDECRTLMAGGKQWMAQYQADEVERSGIPSMKIGFNKVFGYYLEITHAHRDKVPQHYIRKQTLKNAERYITPELKEHEEKVLSAEDRVRDLEIGHFIELRELAASVSRRLLATADALAELDVLAGLAELARARNYCRPEVVDDPVLDIVEGRHPVLDLTEPDGTFVPNSTSCAATAGSEPAGDQAKSDEHFGPAILLITGPNMAGKSTYIRQTALLTLMAQVGSFVPAKRAVIGVADRVFARVGASDELSRGQSTFMVEMTETARILNTATRRSLVILDEIGRGTSTYDGLSLAWAIVEHLHNSIGCRTLFATHYHELTELADRLGGVANRNVAVREHDGRVVFLHQIVDGSADKSYGIHVAELAGVPRSVNRRATEILATLETSDSGRAAPVAKPSKKPSGLQMTLFEPVEHPMLDEIRRADLENLTPMEALRLVAEWRERLRDE; encoded by the coding sequence CTGAGCCCCATGATGCAGCAGTACCACCAGGCCAAAGAGGCCGCCGGTGACGCTTTGCTGCTCTTCCGCATGGGAGACTTCTACGAGCTGTTCTACGACGACGCCAAGGCGGCCGGCGAGCTGCTGGGCATCACGGTCACCAGCCGCGACAAGGGCGACAACCCGGTCGCGATGGCCGGCTTCCCCCACCATCAGCTCGAGGCTTACCTCGCCAAGATCATCCGCGCCGGCCGCCGCGCGGCGGTCTGCGATCAGGTCGAGGAGGCGAGCCAGGCCAAGGGCCTCGTGCGGCGTGAGGTCACGCGCATCGTCACGCCCGGCACCGTGACCGACGACGCCCTGCTCGACCCCGTGGCGAGCAACTTCTTGGCGGCCGTCGCCTTCGACGCGAAGGGGACCGACCGCGTGGGGATCGCCTGGGTCGACGCCTCGACGGGCCGGTTCTGGGCCGCCGCGATCGACGAACGCCGGCTGGGCGACGAGCTGACGCGCGTCGAGGCCTCCGAGTGCCTCGTTGCGCAAGGCTCGCAGGGACGCCTGCCGCGCGAGCTGGGCGACTCCTTCGCCCTCACGCAGCGTCCGGCGTGGGCGTTCGGCGCCGACGCCGCGGTGAAATCCCTGTGCGACCACTTCGGCGCTAAAACGCTCGAGGGCTTCGGGTTCGACACCGAGTCGCCCGAAGACCGCGCCGCCTTGTCGGCCGCCGGAGCCGTGCTCGACTACCTGGTCGAGACGCAGCGGGCCTCGCTCGCGCACGTCGAGCGGCTGCAGCCGTACCGGCTCGGCTCGTCGCTCGCCATCGACGCCGCCACGTGGCGCAGCCTCGAGGTGACCCAGACGATGCGTGACGGCGGCCGCCGCGGCTCGCTGCTGGGCGTGATCGACCGCACCGTGACGAGCATGGGCGCGCGCCAGTTGGCCGAGTGGCTGCGCCGACCGCTCACCGCGGTCGACGCGATCCGCAGCCGGCACGAGGCCGTGGCCGAGTTGGTCGGCGACGCTCCGCTCGCCACGGCGGTGCGCGAGGCGCTCGGCGGCGTGTACGACGTGGAGCGACTCGTCGCCCGCATCACGACCGGCCGCGCAAGCCCACGCGATCTGAGCCAGGTCGCCCGCACGCTCGGCGCGCTGCCGAAGCTCAAGGCCAAGCTCGCCGGACGCGTGAGCGAGCGTCTCGGGCGGATCGAGGGACGGCTCGACCTGTGCGCCGAGGTGCGCGAGAGGCTCGAGGCGGCCCTCGAAGACGACTGCCCGCTCAGCAGCCGCGAGGGCGGATTCATCCGCACCGGCTACTCGCCCGAACTCGACGAATGCCGCACTTTGATGGCGGGCGGCAAGCAGTGGATGGCGCAGTACCAAGCGGACGAGGTCGAGCGGAGCGGCATCCCCTCGATGAAGATCGGCTTCAACAAGGTGTTCGGCTACTACCTGGAGATCACCCACGCCCACCGCGACAAGGTCCCCCAGCACTACATCCGCAAGCAGACGCTCAAGAACGCCGAACGCTACATCACGCCGGAACTCAAAGAGCACGAGGAGAAGGTCCTCTCGGCCGAAGACCGGGTGCGTGACCTGGAGATCGGTCACTTCATCGAGCTGCGTGAGCTCGCCGCCTCGGTGAGCCGTCGGTTGCTCGCCACGGCCGACGCCCTGGCCGAACTCGACGTGCTGGCGGGCCTCGCCGAGCTGGCGCGGGCGCGCAACTACTGCCGGCCCGAGGTGGTCGACGACCCGGTGCTCGACATCGTCGAGGGACGCCACCCGGTCTTGGACCTCACGGAGCCGGACGGCACGTTCGTGCCGAACAGCACGAGCTGCGCGGCGACCGCCGGCTCCGAGCCGGCTGGCGATCAGGCGAAGAGCGACGAGCACTTCGGCCCGGCGATCCTCTTGATCACCGGTCCCAACATGGCTGGTAAGAGCACCTACATCCGCCAGACAGCGCTGCTCACGCTGATGGCGCAGGTCGGCTCGTTTGTTCCCGCCAAACGCGCGGTGATCGGCGTGGCCGACCGGGTTTTTGCCCGAGTCGGCGCCAGCGACGAGCTGTCGCGCGGGCAGAGCACGTTCATGGTCGAGATGACCGAAACGGCCCGCATCCTCAACACCGCCACGCGGCGCAGCCTCGTGATCCTCGACGAGATCGGCCGCGGCACGAGCACTTACGACGGGCTGTCGCTCGCCTGGGCGATCGTCGAGCACCTGCACAATTCGATCGGCTGCCGCACGCTGTTCGCCACGCATTACCACGAGCTCACCGAGCTGGCCGACCGGCTGGGGGGCGTCGCCAATCGCAACGTCGCGGTGCGTGAGCACGACGGCCGGGTGGTGTTCTTGCACCAGATCGTCGACGGCTCGGCCGACAAGAGCTACGGCATCCACGTGGCCGAGCTGGCCGGCGTGCCGCGCAGCGTGAACCGCCGGGCGACGGAGATCCTCGCCACGCTCGAGACGAGCGACTCGGGCCGGGCGGCCCCCGTGGCCAAGCCGTCGAAGAAGCCCAGCGGGCTTCAGATGACGCTGTTCGAGCCGGTCGAGCACCCGATGCTCGACGAGATCCGCCGCGCCGACCTGGAGAACCTCACGCCGATGGAGGCGCTGCGGCTCGTGGCTGAATGGCGCGAGCGGCTGCGCGACGAGTGA
- a CDS encoding alpha/beta fold hydrolase → MPPAPSHPEPTGPEAWRGLYPFAPNRFRLAAGEMHYVDEGPGREGSAASDASDADETLLFVHGNPTWSFHWRNLILGLRGRARCVAPDHLGCGLSDKPDVRFRLADRIDDLVALVRDLDLRGVTLVAQDWGGAIGLGAALREPERFRRIMLFNTGAFPPWFVPKRIAVCRTPVVGEWGLRGLNLFSRAALRMTLHSRRLSPSVEAGYLAPYDSWAHRLAVDQFVRDIPTSPRHPTWGVLEEIERGLPSLAGLPIRLVWGMRDWCFTPACLDRFLEHWPQADAHRFADAGHWVVEDAPEECERLLEEFVLSPA, encoded by the coding sequence ATGCCGCCTGCCCCTTCCCATCCCGAGCCGACCGGTCCCGAAGCGTGGCGCGGGCTCTACCCATTCGCGCCGAACCGCTTTCGGCTCGCCGCGGGCGAGATGCACTATGTCGACGAAGGCCCCGGCCGTGAGGGTTCTGCCGCCTCCGACGCAAGCGACGCCGACGAAACGCTGTTGTTCGTCCACGGCAATCCGACCTGGTCGTTCCATTGGCGCAACCTGATCTTGGGCCTCCGTGGCCGCGCGCGTTGCGTCGCCCCCGATCATCTAGGGTGCGGGCTGAGCGATAAACCGGACGTCCGGTTTCGGCTCGCTGACCGCATCGACGACCTGGTCGCCTTGGTCCGCGACCTCGACCTGCGGGGCGTCACGCTCGTGGCCCAAGATTGGGGCGGCGCGATCGGCCTCGGCGCCGCGCTCCGCGAGCCGGAGCGTTTCCGGCGGATCATGCTGTTCAACACCGGGGCGTTTCCTCCTTGGTTCGTGCCGAAGCGGATCGCCGTCTGCCGCACGCCGGTCGTCGGCGAGTGGGGACTGCGGGGGCTCAATCTGTTCTCCCGGGCGGCGCTGCGGATGACGCTCCACAGCCGGCGGCTGTCGCCGAGCGTGGAGGCGGGTTACTTGGCGCCGTACGACTCGTGGGCCCACCGCTTGGCGGTCGATCAGTTTGTACGAGACATCCCCACCTCGCCGCGCCACCCGACGTGGGGCGTGCTCGAAGAGATCGAGCGCGGATTGCCCTCACTCGCCGGTTTGCCGATCCGCTTGGTGTGGGGCATGCGCGACTGGTGTTTCACGCCGGCGTGCCTCGATCGGTTCCTCGAGCACTGGCCGCAGGCGGACGCCCACCGCTTCGCCGACGCCGGCCATTGGGTGGTCGAAGACGCGCCGGAAGAGTGCGAGCGGTTGCTCGAAGAGTTTGTTCTTTCCCCCGCCTAG
- a CDS encoding pyridoxamine 5'-phosphate oxidase family protein, with amino-acid sequence MHDTIDSAIKEFILRQKMFFVATAPLAAEGRVNLSPKGLDSLRVLGPRTVAYADLVGSGVETIAHLKENGRIVLMFCAFDGAPKIVRLHGRGESVEPGHADFEPLRREMPDLPGLRSIIRVECDRISDSCGFGVPLYEFIGDRSQLTAYAEKKGPEGLRQYQLDHNAESLDGLPGVELAKP; translated from the coding sequence TTGCACGACACGATCGATAGCGCCATCAAGGAGTTTATCCTCCGTCAGAAGATGTTCTTCGTGGCGACCGCCCCGCTGGCGGCCGAGGGGCGGGTGAACCTCTCGCCCAAGGGACTCGACTCGCTACGCGTGCTCGGGCCGCGCACCGTGGCGTACGCCGACCTGGTCGGCAGCGGCGTCGAGACGATCGCCCACCTCAAGGAGAACGGCCGCATCGTGCTGATGTTCTGCGCGTTCGACGGCGCGCCAAAGATCGTACGGCTGCACGGCCGGGGCGAGTCGGTCGAGCCGGGGCACGCCGACTTCGAGCCGCTGCGACGCGAGATGCCCGACTTGCCGGGGCTGCGTTCGATCATCCGGGTGGAGTGCGATCGGATCAGCGACTCGTGCGGCTTCGGCGTGCCGCTCTACGAGTTCATCGGCGACCGCAGCCAACTGACCGCCTACGCCGAGAAGAAGGGGCCGGAGGGGCTCAGGCAGTACCAGCTCGACCACAACGCAGAGAGCCTCGACGGTCTGCCGGGCGTCGAGCTGGCGAAGCCGTAG
- a CDS encoding helix-turn-helix transcriptional regulator yields MDLLAVCLSTEGSRETRLKKLLVETLLRVPDAEALAISCNQWDTRERKLSLVYHKVAPRSSSEAERYEPLHAPELRSALNTFNDRLDDAIHAHADRPFSSLACDFVEDCGHDPEEWRRRFFDPMGVGEVRVFSRINSDNRMVSLSAPLLTGAPDLNESSQLLLRMVAKLIDATVGGEGLAELKSNRRFGLSKAQQPVFNLAIEGLTEKQIALRLHRSPHTIHSHLRSIYRNFKVNSRAELLALHLDSNLGK; encoded by the coding sequence ATGGACTTGCTCGCTGTGTGCCTGAGCACCGAGGGCAGCCGCGAAACGCGCCTTAAGAAGTTACTCGTCGAGACCTTGCTGCGAGTGCCCGACGCCGAGGCCCTGGCTATCTCATGCAACCAATGGGATACCAGGGAGAGAAAGCTCTCCCTGGTGTATCACAAGGTGGCGCCGCGTTCGTCGTCAGAAGCCGAACGATACGAGCCCCTCCACGCCCCCGAACTACGCTCGGCGCTGAACACCTTCAACGATCGGCTCGACGACGCAATCCACGCCCACGCCGATCGTCCTTTCAGCTCGCTCGCTTGCGACTTTGTCGAAGACTGTGGGCACGACCCCGAGGAATGGCGCCGAAGGTTCTTCGATCCGATGGGGGTGGGCGAAGTTCGTGTCTTCTCGCGAATCAACTCGGACAACCGGATGGTATCGCTCTCGGCGCCGTTGTTGACTGGGGCGCCCGATCTGAACGAATCATCCCAACTGCTGCTCCGTATGGTTGCGAAGCTGATCGATGCAACGGTTGGGGGAGAAGGACTGGCCGAGCTGAAGTCGAACCGTCGGTTTGGCCTGAGCAAGGCGCAGCAACCCGTATTTAACCTGGCGATCGAGGGCCTCACCGAGAAGCAGATCGCGTTGCGGCTCCACCGCAGCCCTCACACGATTCACAGCCACCTGCGATCCATTTACCGCAACTTCAAAGTGAACAGCCGCGCCGAACTGCTCGCCTTGCATCTCGACTCGAACTTAGGCAAGTGA
- a CDS encoding helix-turn-helix transcriptional regulator, whose amino-acid sequence MIDDQLAFIDLVSESFAEEAPPAARLAHLTQQTLKRFLPGTRLLRHVCSELGRSGVEFRPLLRRDIHAPDEPKDPALPFFSPEMVFAIEPVSAELNRRLRAEPEAWIQYHLSRLMAEEGYLDSEVYRKYMIPSGFEDAWVCSRVIEENYVITLVAPRDIGAPQLSDSQKEIIATLSSLGGPIWLEVAKRPLITANLLKAIHGLTEIQTQVLRHALTGLPEKMIAAMTNRSPHTIHNHLRDLYRKFDISSRSELLALRLDGDEADG is encoded by the coding sequence GTGATCGACGATCAACTTGCTTTCATCGACCTCGTTAGCGAATCGTTTGCTGAGGAGGCGCCGCCCGCCGCTCGATTGGCGCATCTTACCCAGCAGACGCTCAAGCGATTCCTGCCAGGCACGAGGCTGCTGCGCCATGTTTGCAGCGAGCTGGGCCGCAGCGGAGTTGAGTTTAGGCCGCTGCTGCGTCGCGACATCCACGCTCCTGACGAACCGAAGGACCCTGCCCTGCCGTTCTTCAGCCCTGAGATGGTCTTCGCCATCGAGCCGGTCTCGGCGGAACTCAATCGCAGATTAAGAGCCGAGCCCGAGGCTTGGATCCAGTATCACCTCAGCCGGCTGATGGCCGAGGAGGGCTACCTGGACTCCGAGGTGTACCGCAAGTACATGATTCCCTCGGGTTTTGAGGACGCGTGGGTTTGCTCACGTGTGATCGAGGAGAACTACGTCATCACCCTGGTGGCGCCGCGCGACATCGGCGCACCGCAGCTCAGCGATAGCCAGAAAGAGATCATCGCCACGCTCTCGAGCCTCGGCGGGCCGATCTGGCTTGAAGTGGCGAAGCGGCCTTTGATCACCGCGAATCTGTTGAAAGCGATCCACGGGCTCACCGAGATCCAAACCCAGGTGCTGCGACACGCGCTCACGGGTCTCCCTGAGAAAATGATTGCAGCCATGACCAACCGCAGTCCGCACACGATCCACAACCACTTGCGAGACCTTTATCGGAAATTTGATATATCGAGCCGCTCCGAATTGCTCGCCTTGCGGCTCGACGGCGACGAGGCGGACGGTTAA
- a CDS encoding metal-dependent transcriptional regulator translates to MASHTVENYLKQIFRLAREASASREDAPVATGVLATAMGVSPGTVTSMLKTLAEGGLATYTPYEGVRLTDAGEKLALRILRRHRLIELFLSRTLDLTWDEVHEEAEHMEHAVSDLLVDRIDQYLDFPESDPHGEPIPTAAGAMAEVADRPLASLAAGDAFCFRRVTDETPDFLRRLSEAGIELGRYAAVVSSDAEGEVTIRLGESTTKLSAEDAEKLRVE, encoded by the coding sequence ATGGCGAGCCACACCGTCGAGAACTACCTGAAGCAGATCTTCCGCCTGGCGCGCGAGGCCTCGGCGAGTCGCGAAGACGCGCCCGTGGCGACCGGCGTGCTGGCCACGGCGATGGGCGTTTCTCCCGGCACGGTCACCAGCATGCTCAAAACGCTCGCCGAGGGGGGCTTGGCGACCTACACGCCTTACGAGGGCGTGCGGCTCACCGACGCCGGCGAGAAGCTGGCCCTCAGGATCTTGCGGCGGCACAGGCTGATCGAGCTGTTCCTGTCGCGCACGCTCGACCTGACCTGGGACGAGGTCCACGAGGAGGCGGAGCACATGGAGCACGCCGTGAGCGACCTGCTGGTCGACCGCATCGACCAGTACCTCGACTTCCCCGAGTCCGACCCGCACGGCGAGCCGATCCCGACGGCTGCCGGCGCAATGGCCGAAGTGGCCGACCGACCGCTCGCCTCGCTCGCGGCGGGCGACGCGTTCTGCTTCCGTCGCGTGACGGACGAGACGCCCGATTTCCTCCGCCGCCTGAGCGAGGCTGGCATCGAACTGGGCCGCTATGCGGCGGTCGTCTCGAGCGACGCGGAGGGCGAGGTCACGATCCGCCTGGGCGAATCGACCACCAAGCTCAGCGCCGAAGACGCCGAGAAGTTGCGTGTTGAGTGA
- a CDS encoding 6-pyruvoyl trahydropterin synthase family protein: MGKHYRVRVEKDSFVFSAAHFITYNGGVCEPLHGHNYGVAVEATGPLDENHYVVDFIALRDATLEVTRRLDHRALLPTEHPAIRVTESPHEVEARFEERRWVFPAEDCVLLPVANTTAELLARWIGERLLERLAEGGVAAPAELTVTVDECAGQAAECRLTPNE, encoded by the coding sequence ATGGGCAAGCACTACCGCGTCCGCGTCGAGAAAGACTCGTTTGTCTTCTCCGCCGCGCACTTCATCACCTACAACGGCGGCGTGTGCGAGCCGCTGCACGGGCACAATTACGGCGTGGCGGTCGAGGCGACCGGGCCGCTCGACGAGAACCACTACGTGGTCGACTTCATCGCGCTGCGCGACGCGACGCTCGAGGTCACCCGGCGGCTCGACCACCGGGCGCTGCTGCCGACCGAGCACCCGGCGATCCGTGTGACCGAGTCGCCGCACGAGGTCGAGGCCCGCTTCGAGGAACGCCGCTGGGTCTTCCCAGCCGAAGATTGTGTGCTGCTGCCGGTGGCCAACACCACGGCCGAGCTGCTGGCCCGCTGGATCGGCGAGCGGCTGCTCGAGCGGCTCGCCGAAGGGGGCGTCGCGGCGCCGGCCGAGTTGACGGTGACGGTCGACGAGTGCGCGGGCCAAGCGGCCGAATGCCGGCTGACCCCCAACGAGTGA
- a CDS encoding helix-turn-helix transcriptional regulator, with protein MRPRLINDPVAIDLLAQGLKAEGGTAQRLQGILDNALARHAPDTEALMVFCSLWRHNQGRLETQHLTTATRSGGGSQHHHSILNPACHDAVERSLSRLLLAFSRHGQKACAGTVRSVARENRLDSDGWFDRHYGPLGIRDFRLHTHAAPDSRIVSIVCPIRQGAADEGESTQWLMALLARILAPIVALASNNAMLAEPSRDLSKAQRAVLDLALKGMTEKQIAVRLHRSHHTVHSHLRSIYRRYKVSSRAELLALLLD; from the coding sequence GTGCGACCCAGGCTGATCAACGACCCTGTGGCGATCGACCTCCTAGCGCAAGGCCTGAAGGCCGAGGGCGGGACCGCCCAGCGGCTGCAAGGCATTCTCGACAACGCGCTCGCCCGGCACGCACCGGACACCGAGGCCCTGATGGTCTTCTGCAGCCTGTGGCGACACAACCAAGGCCGGCTCGAGACGCAGCACCTGACGACTGCGACCCGCAGCGGCGGGGGCTCGCAGCACCATCACTCGATACTCAATCCCGCCTGCCACGATGCGGTCGAACGATCGCTGAGCCGCCTCTTATTGGCCTTCTCTCGCCACGGCCAGAAGGCTTGCGCGGGCACGGTGCGCAGTGTGGCGCGCGAGAATCGGCTCGACTCGGACGGCTGGTTCGACCGCCACTACGGTCCGCTCGGAATCCGAGACTTCCGCCTGCACACCCATGCCGCGCCGGACTCGCGGATCGTCTCGATCGTCTGCCCGATCAGGCAGGGCGCTGCCGACGAGGGCGAATCGACCCAGTGGCTGATGGCCCTGCTCGCGAGGATCCTCGCGCCGATCGTCGCGCTCGCATCGAACAACGCGATGCTAGCCGAGCCGTCGCGTGACCTCAGCAAAGCGCAACGCGCCGTGCTGGACCTGGCGCTCAAGGGCATGACCGAGAAACAAATCGCTGTTCGATTGCACCGCAGCCACCACACGGTGCACAGCCACTTGAGGTCGATCTACCGCCGGTACAAAGTGTCGAGCCGCGCCGAGCTGCTCGCTCTGCTCCTGGATTGA
- a CDS encoding alpha/beta hydrolase — protein MRRLAFTAWMLLSFALPMTSPAQPPAGSQAVAPDQANASGKAGSRDALELPLWEGGAPESERHEQSENAEDRSHAGRRNRWVTGVSEPTMTVYRPDPATATGAAVCVLPGGGYGGLALDKEGHFVAKWLADRGAVGVVVKYRCGGESQKHPVPLSDARRAIRLVRSHAQEWGVRPDAVGIMGFSAGGHLAATAATQGSPAAPEADDPLERHSSWPDFAVLVYPVVSMEVAVTHGGSRKNLLGDEPSEALSHALSAENRVTSDTPPTLLIHAADDRAVPIENSLRMFAALKEHGVAAELHAYEKGGHGFGMWSTAGSTALWPAALEAWLAARGVVAPRE, from the coding sequence ATGCGCCGACTCGCTTTCACCGCTTGGATGCTGCTCTCATTCGCATTGCCCATGACCTCCCCCGCCCAACCCCCCGCCGGTTCGCAAGCCGTCGCCCCCGACCAGGCCAATGCCTCCGGCAAGGCAGGCTCGAGAGACGCCCTTGAGCTGCCGCTGTGGGAGGGGGGCGCCCCCGAGTCCGAGCGGCACGAGCAGTCGGAAAACGCCGAGGACCGGAGCCATGCCGGGCGGAGGAACCGCTGGGTTACCGGCGTGTCGGAGCCGACCATGACGGTCTATCGCCCCGATCCCGCCACGGCGACCGGGGCGGCGGTCTGCGTGTTGCCCGGCGGCGGATACGGCGGGTTGGCGCTCGACAAAGAGGGGCACTTCGTGGCGAAGTGGCTCGCCGACCGCGGCGCGGTCGGCGTCGTTGTTAAATACCGTTGCGGCGGCGAGAGCCAGAAGCACCCCGTGCCGCTGAGCGACGCCCGCCGGGCGATCCGGCTGGTCCGCAGCCACGCCCAGGAGTGGGGCGTGCGCCCCGACGCGGTGGGGATCATGGGCTTCTCGGCCGGCGGCCACTTGGCCGCCACCGCCGCCACGCAAGGCTCTCCCGCCGCGCCCGAGGCCGACGACCCGCTGGAGCGCCACTCCAGCTGGCCCGACTTCGCGGTGCTGGTCTACCCGGTCGTCTCGATGGAGGTGGCGGTCACCCACGGCGGATCACGCAAGAACTTGCTCGGTGACGAGCCGAGCGAAGCGCTCTCGCACGCCTTGTCGGCCGAGAATCGTGTGACGAGCGACACGCCGCCCACGCTTCTGATCCACGCGGCCGACGACCGCGCCGTGCCGATCGAGAACAGCCTGCGGATGTTCGCCGCGCTCAAGGAGCACGGGGTGGCGGCCGAGCTGCACGCTTACGAGAAGGGGGGCCACGGATTCGGCATGTGGAGCACCGCCGGCTCGACGGCCCTGTGGCCCGCGGCGCTCGAGGCTTGGCTCGCGGCGCGGGGTGTGGTCGCCCCTCGGGAATGA
- the fliG gene encoding flagellar motor switch protein FliG, with translation MATKPADMSDLHKAAVLLMCLPEEDAGTLLSQLDPKQVELVSLEIARLKRVPAEEQESVIREFSETNPASGASGGGLELAKNLVRKALGSNAGEALDNIRQTIEALPFGFLRHVDSQSVLTYVVDEHPQTIALIMSHLPPPFGAEILAGLPQNRQQAVVKRMATMGQTNPEIIREVERGLERRMSSVMSQSFEMAGGVDSVAAMLNVTDRSTERTLLDGLAVEDPQLAEEIRRLMFVFDDVAKFSGKDIQTVLKTVESSQWALALKGASPELKEKVLSNMSQRAADMLREEMDYLGAVKLSTVEAKQQEIVDAIRALEDAGEIELNAGDEEETLVA, from the coding sequence ATGGCCACCAAGCCCGCCGACATGTCCGACTTGCACAAGGCGGCCGTGCTGCTGATGTGCCTGCCCGAGGAAGACGCGGGCACGCTGCTGTCGCAACTCGACCCGAAGCAGGTCGAGCTGGTGTCGCTCGAGATCGCGCGGCTCAAGCGGGTGCCCGCCGAAGAGCAAGAATCGGTCATCCGCGAGTTCTCCGAGACCAACCCCGCTTCGGGCGCCAGCGGCGGCGGCCTGGAGCTGGCCAAGAACCTCGTGCGCAAGGCCCTCGGGTCGAACGCCGGCGAGGCGCTCGACAACATCCGCCAGACGATCGAGGCGTTGCCCTTCGGCTTCCTCCGCCACGTCGACAGCCAGAGCGTGCTCACCTACGTCGTCGACGAGCACCCGCAGACCATCGCGCTGATCATGTCGCACCTGCCGCCGCCGTTCGGAGCCGAGATCCTCGCCGGGCTGCCGCAGAACCGCCAGCAGGCGGTCGTCAAACGCATGGCCACCATGGGCCAGACCAACCCGGAGATCATCCGCGAGGTGGAGCGGGGGCTGGAGCGTCGGATGTCGAGCGTCATGAGCCAGAGCTTCGAGATGGCGGGCGGGGTCGACTCGGTCGCCGCCATGCTCAACGTGACCGACCGCTCGACCGAGCGGACCTTGCTCGACGGCTTGGCGGTCGAAGACCCGCAGCTGGCCGAAGAGATCCGCCGCCTGATGTTCGTGTTCGACGACGTCGCCAAGTTCAGCGGCAAGGACATCCAAACCGTCCTGAAGACGGTCGAGTCTTCGCAGTGGGCGCTCGCCCTGAAGGGCGCAAGCCCCGAGCTCAAGGAGAAGGTGCTCAGCAACATGTCGCAACGGGCGGCCGACATGCTCCGCGAAGAGATGGATTACCTCGGCGCCGTCAAGCTGTCGACCGTCGAGGCGAAGCAGCAGGAGATCGTCGACGCGATCCGCGCGCTCGAAGACGCTGGCGAGATCGAACTCAACGCGGGCGACGAGGAAGAAACGCTCGTGGCCTGA